The Natrinema amylolyticum genome includes the window ATGAGCCGAATGCGGCGATTATCACTGAGACGTGACCGTCATCGGAGCCTGACAGTCATCCCGACCGTATCGACGCTACTGACCCGGAACGCACTCCTTTCGATCCGTTTGTCACTCCCTTCCGACGTCGACACGGCGGGTAGTCGGACCCGAATTTATCGGTCCTGACGACAGAAACGGTAACGAACTGATTACTAATCATGACGGTTCTCGATGGGTCGTCCATGGAGCGACGAAAGATCCTCCTCGGCAGTGGCGCAGCGCTCGCAACCGTGCTCGCGGGTTGTTCCAGTGACGAGACAGACGACGACTCCGAGTCAGACACCGATGACAGCGAACCGCTCAACGACGACGGGGGCGGCGACACCGACGACACTGACGACACCGACGACAAAACGGCGATTCCCGGCCTCGACCGCGACAAGCTGAAGATCGACAGCGACAAGCTATCGATCAAAGACGTCAACAAGGACGACGACGAGATCGACGTCGTCGCGACGACGACGACGACCGATCCCGAGACGCTGCAGGCAGAACTGGAGTCCCTCGGAGAGACGATCGCCGCAGCGATCACCGACTCCGAGAAGTTCGCGGCCGAAATCAACAGCGTCACGTGGGTGCTCGAGCAAGACGGCGCGAAGGTCATGTCGTTCTACGTCGACGTCCAGTGGGCGCTCGCGTACATCAACGACGAGATGAGCGAAGACGAGTTCGTCGAGACCATCCTCGCGACGAGCGACGAAACCAAGTAACTGGTCGCTCAGTTGCGCTGACCGGCGTGTTCTTTCGGCCCCACCCGCGAACAGCCGTCGGGCTACCCGGCGTGCGGACGCGGTCGTGACAGCGTCCGTCGCCGATTCCGGTCCTACATCGACTGCGGCGCGGCCACGCCCAGAATCGAGAGCGCGTTCGCGACCGCGTGCTTTGAGGCCGCGACCAGCGCCAGCCGCGCCTCGCGGACCTCGGGGTCGACGTCGTCGGCGAGCACCGGACACTCCCGGTAGAAGCCGTTGAACCGATCGGCGAACTCGCGAGTGTACGTCGCGATCTGGTGTGGCTCGAGATCGTCGGCGGCCTCGTCGACGACCGCCGGGAACCGCGCGATCGTCTCGAGCAGGTCCCGTTCGGCCTCGGTCTCGAGCAGGTCGGCGTCGACGGCGGTCTCGACGTCGGCCATCCCGGTCTCGGGATCGATCCCCGCTTCCTCGAGGATGCCACAGCAGCGCGCGTGGACGTACTGAACGTAGGGTGCGGACTGGGCCTCGAAGTCCAGCGCGCGCTCCCACTCGAAGGTGATCGCCTTCGTCGGCTGTTTCGAGACGATGTCGTAGCGGACCGCGCCGATCCCGACCTGATGGGCGATGCGTTCGATGTCGTCCTCGTCCAGATCGTCGTCGCGGATGCGGTCGTCCAGTCGGTCCTCGACCTCGTCGCGAGCGCGGTCGATCGCCTCGTCGAGCAGGTCGTCGAGGTCGACGCCGGTCCCCTGACGGGTACTCATCTTCCCCTCGGGGAGGTTGACGTACGAGTAGAGCACCTGCCGGAGCTGGTCCGTCTCGTTGCCCAGCAGCTCGAGGGTCGTTCGGACCTGTTTGGCCTGCAGCTTGTGGTCCTCGCCCAGCACCGTCACCGCGCGGTCGTAGTTGTCGAACTTCCACTCGTGGTGGGCCAGGTCGCGGGTGGCGTAGAGCGAGGTGCCGTCCGACCGCAGGAAGACGAGGTTCTTGTCGATGCCGTGGTCCTCGAGCTCGAGCTGCCAGGCGTCTTCCTCGTAGACCGATTCGTCGAGTTCTTTGAGCCGGTCGACGAGGTCGTCGGTCGCGCCCGAGCGCATGAACCGCGTCTCCTTGACGAATTCGTCGAACTCGGCCGGCAGGCGGGCGAGACACTCCGTCATGCCACCGAGCACCTGATCGACGACCTCGCTGACCCGCTCGTAGGCCTCGTCGTCGCCCGCCTCTAAGCCCTGCATGATCGACTCGATCTCGGCCTCGGCGTCCTCGACCTCGGCTTCGGGCGCGTTCTCGAGGTAGGCGTTGCCCTTGCGGTAGTAGCGCACGAGGTCGTACTCGATGCGGTCGCGCTCGGGCGGCTCGTCCAGATCCTCCTCGTCGAAGGTCTCGTAGGCCCAGGTGAAGACGGCCATCTGTCGGCCGGCGTCGTTGACGTAGTAGTGGCGGTCGACGTCGTACCCCGCGAAATCGAGCAGGTTCGCGACCGCGTCGCCGATGATCGGGTTCCGGGCGCGGCCGACGTGGACCGGTCCCGTCGGGTTCGCGCTCGTGTGTTCGACGACGACCGACTCCTCGCGGTCCGCGAGCGACCCGTAGGCGTCGTCGGTCGCCGCCTCGAGCGTCGTCGCGAGATAGGCGTCGCTCGGCAGGAAGTTGAGATACGGTCCCTGCGTCTGGATCTCGGCGACGTAGGTCAGTTCGTCGGCGTCAATCTCGTCGGCTATCCGTCCGGCGACCTGCGGTGGCGGCGCACCGGCCTCGCCGGCGAGTCGGAACGCCACACTCGAGGCCAGCACGCTCTCGACGTCGTCCGGCGGTTCTTCGATCCCGAGATCGTCCGTCGGGAAGTCGAGTTCGGAGAGCGCCCCCTCGAGGGCGTCCTCGACCTCCGCGCGTAGGGAGAGGAACATACCCGCCCGTATTCAGGGCTCGAGTAAAGGAATGTCGGGTTTCGTCTCGAGAGCAAGTTCGAGAATGACCCGTCACCGAGAGAGGGGAGTCGGCTTCCGTAGAGAGCGACTCGTGAAACTCACGAGAAGTCCGGCTCGAGGAGTTCTCCCGCAGTATCCGAGAGCGGATCGAACGGTTCACCGCGAGAGAGCAACGCTTTCTCGGCATCGATCGAAACAGACGAAAAGCGGGTCTGTCAAAACCCTCGGAGCAGTACGGAGTGGTCGAGAGCGAGGAAACAGAAACGGATAGGGGCCCCACCTACCAACCGCTAGGATAGATATGGAGGCATACTTGTTCGTTCACTTCAAGGAGAAGCGGACGCCGGACGGTGAGCAGGTGTATTTCGGGATCAGTACGGACGGATTCCACTGGGAGGAGGTAAACGGGGGCGACCCCGTCCTCTGGAGTTATAAAGGCGATAAGGGGGTCAGGGACTGTACGATCACCAGAACGACGGACGGGAAATTCGTGATAATGGGGACGGATCTCAGCCTGGCGTACGGGATGCCCAATCAGTATCGCGGTTCGTGGGACGAGATCAACCGCAACGGGAGTAACTCGCTGGTGCTGTGGGAGTCCGAGGACCTGACCGACTGGTCCGAACAACGGATGGTCGAATTCGGAGACGGGGAGTTCGGCTGCCTCTGGGCGCCGGACATTACCTACGACGGGGAGAACGACGAGTACATCGTTCACTGGTCGTCGTCACACCGCAGCAACGACTACGGGGACAAAGCGATTTATTACGCGAGGACCGACTCGTTCGACGCGTTCTCGGACCCGGAACTACTGTATCGGAAAGCGGACAGCGGCGTCATCGACTCCGCGATGTACGCGGAAGACAGGACGTATTACTGTTTCGTCAAAAGCGATGCGAATCCGACCGGAATTATCCTGCTGAAAAGCGAGCGGCCGACCGGGCCGTTCACCCGGGTTACGGCGTTCGATCGCACCATGGAGGGACTCGAGGGCGGGCGATACGAGGCACCGACCGCCGTGCGACTCGATGACGGACGGTGGTGTCTGTTCTTGGATTACTACGGCGGCAGTCCGGAGACGCAGGGCTACGTTCCGTTCGTGGCGGATTCGTTAGCGGAGGAGTTCGTGCGCGCCGACGACGAGTTCTCGTTCCCATACGGGTTCAAACACGGCACGGTGCTTCCGATCACGACCGAAGAGTACGAGCGACTGAAAGCGTACGAGAAGGATCCGTCGGAGCGGTAGGCGACAGCCCGCTCACCTCGCGTATTCGGCATGGCCGCTGCACCGTCTCTCCGTATGAGGCTTTTAACAGAGGTGAAATCGGTGAAACAGCACCGGAACGCTACTTCTTGTGCGTGAAAATGACCGCCTGATCGTCCGCTGATCCCACGCACAGATCCAGTTGTTTCGAGAGGTTGAGACTCGCCGGGTTCTCCTTACAGACGACGAGATCGTCGAACTGGGAATCACAGGCCGGGCAGGCGACCGCCACCGTGTTCTGATAGCTCCTGATCGCCTCGTTTTCCTCACGAAGCGTCAACGAGGACACGAGTTCGTCGAGATCGATATCGTCCATACGTCCCCTTTCTGAGCCAGTACTCATAAAAATAGGCGAACGAAGCGACCCGATCGTCTCGCAGACCGATTTATCGTGCCCGCCGAACTGCGATTCCGTCGTGTCACGGTGCAGAGAACCGCTGGAACCTACCGATTGAAGAAGGTCGGGCCCGCCACGTGACCTGTAACACGGTATGACTTCGGGATACGCCCTCGAAACCGCGACCACGCTGCTGACACTCGTTCCTGCGAGCGTCGCCGCCCGAAGCGACCTCGAGGACGTCGTCACGAATCCCGCGACGCTCGAGGAACTGGCGCTCGCGGTCGGGCTCTATGTCCTCGCGACCGTCGTCATCGGAGCGCTCGTTCTCGCGGTCTCCCAGTCGTCCGTTCGGCGGATCGAAACTCGAATCGTCGAAGAACCGGTGACCACGGGCGTGATCGGTATCGGTGTTCTGGTCGGCGGCGTCGTCGCGTTCGCGGTCCTGACGGCCGCCGCGTCGCTCCTCGTCGCGATTGGCGCACCGGAACCGGTCGGGACCGTGCTCGAGGCGCTGACGGTCGCGTTCCCGATCGCGCTGACGATCGCCAACACCGTCGGTGTCATCGTCCTCGGCTCGAGACTGCTCCGGTGGGTCGGTCGCGGACCGAACCCGTGGCTCGCGCTCGTCGTCGGCGCGATCGCGGTCAACGTCCTCTATCTGATCCCGGTGGTGAACATCGTCACTGTCCTCGGCCTCGTCGCCCTCGCAACCGGTGCGATCGCCGGCCAGTGGTGGCGCGATCGCGGGAACGAGTCGTCCGATTCGACGCCGCGCGAGCGGTCGGCGGACGACTGACTTCGGGGACTCGAGCGAGCCGGTACGCCGGTTGTCGCCCCGCCTTGTCGATTCGTGTTGGCGTCGATCCGTGCCGGTGTCGATTCGTGCCGGTGTCGACGATAACGATCGGACGACGTGTGGCAACTGATGACGTGGCATTGCCCTTTCAGACTCGTTAAGTCCTTGCGGCCACTGACTCAGATACAATGAATCTGGAACCGCGTCGACAGGAGAGACAGTGTCTATTTGCGACCGAACGATGAGTAAGGATTACATCGACGTACGCGGCGCGGAGGAGCACAACCTCAAGGACATCGACGTCACGATCCCCCGAGAGGCGTTCACCGTCGTCACCGGCCTCTCGGGCTCGGGGAAGTCATCGCTGGCGTTCGAGACCGTCTACGCGGAGGGCCAGCGCCGGTACATCGAGAGCCTCTCGGCGTACGCCCGGAACTTCCTCGGTCAGATGGACAAACCCCAGGTCGAGACCGTCGAGGGTCTCTCGCCCGCGATCTCGATCGATCAGAAGAACGCCGCGAACAACCCCCGATCGACCGTCGGAACGGTCACGGAGCTGCACGATTACCTGCGACTGCTCTACGCCCGCGTCGGCACGCCTCACTGTCCCGAGTGCGGCCGCGAAGTCGGCGAGCAGAGCGCACAGAACATGGTCGAGCGCATCCTCGAGCTCCCCGAGGGAACCAAGGCCAAACTCGCGGCACCCGTCGTCCGCGACCAGAAGGGGGCCTTCGAGGACCTCTTCGAGGAACTCGTCTCCGAGGGGTACGCTCGCGTCGAGATCGACGGCGAGGAGTACGACCTCACGATGGACGACCCCGATCTCGACGAGAACTTCGATCACACCGTCGACGTGATCGTCGACCGCGTGAAGGTGTCCGCCGAGGACCGCCCGCGGATCATCGACAGCGTCGAGACGGCGCTCGACGAGGCCGAGGGCGTTCTGAAGGTCATCCTCCCGGACGCCTCCGAAGAAGTCGCCGCGGACCTCGGCGAAGAGGCCCGCCGGACCGGCGCGCTCGGCGAGGAGACCGAAGAGAACGACCGGTTCGTCGTCGAGTTCTCGAAGGATCTCGCCTGCACGCACTGCGGGATCGATATCCCCGAGATCGAGACCCGGTCGTTCTCGTTCAACTCGCCCCACGGTGCCTGTCCTGAGTGTGAGGGCCTGGGCGAGACCAAGGAGGTCGACGAGGACCTCGTCCTGCAGGACGAATCCAAGCCGCTCAAGCACGTCTTCGAGCCCTGGAGCTACAATCGATCGTACTATCAGACCCGCCTCGACGCCGTCGCCGAGCACTTCGGCGTCTCGCTGTCGACGCCGTTCGACGACCTCGAGGCGGACGTCCAGCAGGCGTTCCTCTACGGCACGGACGGCGAAGTAGTGTTCAAGCGCAGCACCAAGAACGGCACCCGCCGGAAGCAGAAACACTTCGAGGGCGTCATCCCGAACTTGGAGCGCCGGTACCTCGAGACCGACTCCGACTCGACCCGCGAACACATCGAGGACTACATGTCGGTCACGGAGTGTCCGGCCTGTGACGGGACCCGTCTGAAGCCCGCCTCGAGAGCGGTGCTGGTCGACGGCACCGCCATCACGGAGATCAACGCGATGAGCATCGGCGACGCTCGCGACCACTTCGAGTCGATGGAAGCCGATCTCACCGAGCGCGAGAAGGTCATCGCCGAGGAGATCTTAAAGGAGATCCGGGCGCGGCTCGGCTTCATGTGCGAGGTCGGCCTCGACTACATCACGCTCGATCGGGAGGCCTCGACGCTCTCGGGCGGCGAGAGCCAGCGGATTCGCCTCGCCACGCAGATCGGTTCCGGTCTCGTGGGAGTCCTCTACGTGCTCGACGAACCCTCGATCGGACTCCACCAGCGGGACAACGACCGACTGCTCGACACGCTCGAGGAACTGCGCGACCTCGGGAACACCCTCCTTGTGGTCGAACACGACGAGGAGACGATGCGCCGGGCGGACAACGTCATCGACATGGGGCCCGGCCCCGGCAAGCGCGGCGGCGAAGTCGTCGCTAACGGCTCCGTCGAGGCGGTCATGGACACCGAGGGATCCGTCACCGGCGACTACCTCTCCGGCCAGCGCCAGATTCCGGTGCCCGACGAACGCCGCGATCCGGAGGGCGCGCTGACGATCCGCGGCGCGCGCCAGCACAACCTCAAGGACCTCGACGTCGACATCCCGCTGGGCTGCTTCACCGCCATTACGGGCGTCTCGGGCTCCGGGAAGTCCACCCTCATGCACGAGGTGTTCTACAAGGGCCTCGCCCGTCAGATGAACGACAACACGTCCGTGATTCCGGGCGACCACGACGCCCTTGAGGGGCTCGATCAGATCGAGACCGTGCGACTGATCGACCAGTCGCCGATCGGCCGGACCCCGCGATCGAACCCCGCGACGTACACCAGCGTCTTCGACTACATCCGCGAGTTATTCGCCTCGACGAAGCTCGCGAAACAGCGGGGCTACGAGAAGGGGCGCTTCTCGTTCAACGTCAAGGGCGGCCGCTGCGAGGAGTGTGGCGGCCAAGGGACCGTCAAAATCGAGATGAACTTCCTGAGCGACGTCTACGTCCCCTGCGAGGAGTGTGACGGCGCGCGCTACAACGACGCCACGCTCGACGTTACCTACAAGGACAAGACCATCGCCGACGTCCTCGAGATGTCGGTCGAGGAGGCCTACGACTTCTTCGAGTCCTCGAGCCAGATCCGCCGCCGGCTCAAACTCCTGAAAGACGTCGGGCTCGACTACATGAAACTCGGCCAGCCCTCGACCACCCTCTCCGGCGGCGAGGCCCAGCGGATCAAGCTCGCCGAAGAGTTGGGGAAGAAGGACTCGGGCGAGACGCTCTATCTGCTCGACGAGCCCACTACCGGGCTCCACAGCGAGGACGAGCGCAAGCTCATCGACGTCCTCCACCGGCTGACCGACAACGGCAACACCGTCGTCGTCATCGAGCACGAACTCGACCTCGTCAAAAACGCCGACCACGTCATCGATCTCGGCCCCGAGGGCGGCGAGAACGGCGGCGAAATCGTCGCAACTGGGACGCCAGAAGACGTCGCCCGTCTCGAGGACTCTCACACCGGGCGCTACCTCCGGGACCTGCTGCCGAAGATCGACCTCGAGGGGCCGCGCGGCGAGCGGGTCGAGCCCGTGACGGCCCCGATGGACGACGACTGATCGGAGCCGATCGGTGTCACGCAACGACATCGGCGACTCGAGCGGACCGCCCAACGGGCCGCAACTCGAGCGCGCCGGCATCCGTTCGCGCTCGAGTGGGAACGACTAACCGCGTTCCGGCGAAACCGACCGCTCGATGAGCGGACTGAAGACCGTCGTTCGCAACGGGTTCACCGGTGGCGGCGCTGCGACCCTGCTGTTAGCGGGGCTGTTCGTCGCCGGTGGCGATCCGAACGGAGCGGCGACGCTGCTT containing:
- the uvrA gene encoding excinuclease ABC subunit UvrA — translated: MSKDYIDVRGAEEHNLKDIDVTIPREAFTVVTGLSGSGKSSLAFETVYAEGQRRYIESLSAYARNFLGQMDKPQVETVEGLSPAISIDQKNAANNPRSTVGTVTELHDYLRLLYARVGTPHCPECGREVGEQSAQNMVERILELPEGTKAKLAAPVVRDQKGAFEDLFEELVSEGYARVEIDGEEYDLTMDDPDLDENFDHTVDVIVDRVKVSAEDRPRIIDSVETALDEAEGVLKVILPDASEEVAADLGEEARRTGALGEETEENDRFVVEFSKDLACTHCGIDIPEIETRSFSFNSPHGACPECEGLGETKEVDEDLVLQDESKPLKHVFEPWSYNRSYYQTRLDAVAEHFGVSLSTPFDDLEADVQQAFLYGTDGEVVFKRSTKNGTRRKQKHFEGVIPNLERRYLETDSDSTREHIEDYMSVTECPACDGTRLKPASRAVLVDGTAITEINAMSIGDARDHFESMEADLTEREKVIAEEILKEIRARLGFMCEVGLDYITLDREASTLSGGESQRIRLATQIGSGLVGVLYVLDEPSIGLHQRDNDRLLDTLEELRDLGNTLLVVEHDEETMRRADNVIDMGPGPGKRGGEVVANGSVEAVMDTEGSVTGDYLSGQRQIPVPDERRDPEGALTIRGARQHNLKDLDVDIPLGCFTAITGVSGSGKSTLMHEVFYKGLARQMNDNTSVIPGDHDALEGLDQIETVRLIDQSPIGRTPRSNPATYTSVFDYIRELFASTKLAKQRGYEKGRFSFNVKGGRCEECGGQGTVKIEMNFLSDVYVPCEECDGARYNDATLDVTYKDKTIADVLEMSVEEAYDFFESSSQIRRRLKLLKDVGLDYMKLGQPSTTLSGGEAQRIKLAEELGKKDSGETLYLLDEPTTGLHSEDERKLIDVLHRLTDNGNTVVVIEHELDLVKNADHVIDLGPEGGENGGEIVATGTPEDVARLEDSHTGRYLRDLLPKIDLEGPRGERVEPVTAPMDDD
- a CDS encoding glycoside hydrolase family 43 protein, which gives rise to MEAYLFVHFKEKRTPDGEQVYFGISTDGFHWEEVNGGDPVLWSYKGDKGVRDCTITRTTDGKFVIMGTDLSLAYGMPNQYRGSWDEINRNGSNSLVLWESEDLTDWSEQRMVEFGDGEFGCLWAPDITYDGENDEYIVHWSSSHRSNDYGDKAIYYARTDSFDAFSDPELLYRKADSGVIDSAMYAEDRTYYCFVKSDANPTGIILLKSERPTGPFTRVTAFDRTMEGLEGGRYEAPTAVRLDDGRWCLFLDYYGGSPETQGYVPFVADSLAEEFVRADDEFSFPYGFKHGTVLPITTEEYERLKAYEKDPSER
- a CDS encoding DUF7385 family protein; the protein is MDDIDLDELVSSLTLREENEAIRSYQNTVAVACPACDSQFDDLVVCKENPASLNLSKQLDLCVGSADDQAVIFTHKK
- the argS gene encoding arginine--tRNA ligase; this translates as MFLSLRAEVEDALEGALSELDFPTDDLGIEEPPDDVESVLASSVAFRLAGEAGAPPPQVAGRIADEIDADELTYVAEIQTQGPYLNFLPSDAYLATTLEAATDDAYGSLADREESVVVEHTSANPTGPVHVGRARNPIIGDAVANLLDFAGYDVDRHYYVNDAGRQMAVFTWAYETFDEEDLDEPPERDRIEYDLVRYYRKGNAYLENAPEAEVEDAEAEIESIMQGLEAGDDEAYERVSEVVDQVLGGMTECLARLPAEFDEFVKETRFMRSGATDDLVDRLKELDESVYEEDAWQLELEDHGIDKNLVFLRSDGTSLYATRDLAHHEWKFDNYDRAVTVLGEDHKLQAKQVRTTLELLGNETDQLRQVLYSYVNLPEGKMSTRQGTGVDLDDLLDEAIDRARDEVEDRLDDRIRDDDLDEDDIERIAHQVGIGAVRYDIVSKQPTKAITFEWERALDFEAQSAPYVQYVHARCCGILEEAGIDPETGMADVETAVDADLLETEAERDLLETIARFPAVVDEAADDLEPHQIATYTREFADRFNGFYRECPVLADDVDPEVREARLALVAASKHAVANALSILGVAAPQSM